Genomic segment of Bacteroidota bacterium:
TGATTTGCTTTCAAAATGTATCTTTGATTTATTGATAAACACTGGCCTTAGTTCAATATGGGCTAACTTCCGAGTTGTGATTTGCTTTCAAAATGTATCTTTGATTTATTGATAAACACTAGATAGGTCAAAAACCACAACAAAATCAATGTATTAGAGGTGTTTTTTCAATAAAAAAAGTGAAGTGTTTTCAAACAATTATCCCGCTTTTGGCGGGATTTTTTGTTTCTAGCAAGGTCATTTTACACTCTTGCCAGTTCGAGCGGAGTCGAGAACGTGTGACAGACTACCAACGCACGTTCTCGAATGTCGCATCTCGACTCCGCTCGATGTGACGTTTGAACTGACAAGCCGCTAATACTCACAAACTAAAAAAGCTCCAATTGTTGTGGCACATTTGGTAATTCTTGAGGTTTGCTGCCATAAAATATTTCCATTTGCCCAAATTGCTTATCTGTTATTTGTAATATCCCAATTTTACCGTGTTCGGGTAATAATCGTTTTACTCTGTTTTTGTGTACATCGGCATTTTCGCTGCTAGCACTGTGTCTTACATACATGCTAAACTGAAACATACTAAATCCGTCTTTCATTAGCGATTTTCTAAAGCCTGCGGCAACCTTGCGTTCTTTTTTGGTTTCTGTAGGCAGGTCGTACATTACTAGGGTCCACATTACTCTATAGGCGTTTAGGCGGTCTTGGTTAATACTCATTTTAATTGTATTTTTTTTTGTTGTCAGTTCGAGCGGAGTCGAGAACGTTTGTTGGTATGCTCTCGCAAGTTCTAGAATGTCCCATCTCGACTCCGCTCGATGTGACTCTCGAACTGACGCTTGGCTCTCCTATGTTCTCTTACTTTGCTCGATGTAACCCCTAACTGACTTTATTTTTTGTTTTCTTCTTCTTGATTTGATGAAGTGTTCATATCAATTCTAGAGTCGCAGCACGCACCGTATCAAACGTCACATCGATCGGAGTCGAGATGCCAAATACGAAAGC
This window contains:
- the cas2 gene encoding CRISPR-associated endonuclease Cas2; amino-acid sequence: MSINQDRLNAYRVMWTLVMYDLPTETKKERKVAAGFRKSLMKDGFSMFQFSMYVRHSASSENADVHKNRVKRLLPEHGKIGILQITDKQFGQMEIFYGSKPQELPNVPQQLELF